In Lactuca sativa cultivar Salinas chromosome 5, Lsat_Salinas_v11, whole genome shotgun sequence, the DNA window ACTAAATATATACTAATGGAAAAATATATTGAGTGATTATCCCTTTAATTTATTACTTTATCCGTTGAGATTTTATTAAACAATACCAATACATGTCATGAAAGTTACGCACATATTTTTTGAAGTGTGAATATGAAACTCGTCACCTTTTACCTCTCTATATAATCAGAATCAAATATGAACGAAAACAGAGGGCAATCGATTAGTGCCCAAaaacatttttagggtttttgggagCTAAAAAGAACAATACGAAATTCATGGCggagtgtgagagagagtgtAGATCTGAGTGAGCGAGAAATGGAAGAGTTGGTCTAGCAATTAAAACTGGAGTGGAGCGAGGATTTGGGCGATAAATTAGATTGCGAATTGAGAAAGTAATTGCGTTCAAATAGTTAGTTTAGATTTTGCAAATTATATTCGAGCTATTAAATTTTGAAATAGCATCAAAATTAACCTAATTTCAATGGCTTCCTTTTTTTCTCAGTGATTTTGATCTCTATCTCACACCTTTCGGATACTCAATTTACTtcccctctttctctctctgcATTTACAGTCTGATATAATTGTGAATATGAATAAATTCATATAATCTGCTTTTAATTGTTCGTTTTCCATGTATAAGTAATGGAGATCTTGTGTGATCTATAGAATTAGATGCACATTTCGGTTTCGTTTTCAATTTGTTGAAACTTTAATAGGGTTTGATCTTTTAGATTAATCGTTTCTGGTGAATCTTGAGTTTTTCCTTATGTACGTGAATTACCTATTCTGAGTTCTCCTTCAAAAGAATTCAATGTGATTTAGATGGCAGTGATCGATGGCTCAAGACGAACATACTTCTAGGTGTAGTAACAGCAGTAGCGGCGGCGGCGGCGGCGGCGGTGGTGgaggtggcggtggcggtggtggtggtggtggtagtagtcaTAGATCTTCCAAGAAGTTGAAACATAAGAAAGTGCCACAGAGAGGAATGGGTGTGGCTCAACTTGAGAAGATTATATCGGAGGAACAACAGAAGAAAGACGTCGTTTTAACCCCAAATTCAATCATTTCTCCGAGCAATTCTTGTTCCAATTTGGCCACCATCCAAAAAGTTCCCAATTTCCGGCCGCCACCAATTTCTTCATCTTCGATCCCACTTCCGCCACCGCTGCCACCTAATCACCACCCTTTGATTTCCAAAACCGATGGCATAAACACCATCTCCGCCTCCTCCTTTTCCAAATCTACAAACATGATCAGTGGTGGCAGCAGTAGTAATTGGTGTAGATTATGGAGTGATGGTGATTACAATTTCGAAGGGGagaaacaaaatcaaaatcaaaatcatggTATGGACCACCCTAGATACACTGCAGCCTTTCCAGCAAATCTTGGTGGTTTGCCTTACGAATCCAACCCTCCCATTTGGCCACCTCCTCCTAATCTAATGCTGCAAAGATCATCACACTTTCAACAACCTTGTTCTTCATCAATGGTGAATCTGAAATCTCTCTCCTCTTTATTATTTATCTGTCCATGTTCTTACATCTTAGATTGTATTGTATTATAAAAATTGTTGATTAgtcaaattttaaacttttgcAGGTGAATGTTTCGGCAGGAacttcatcatcgtcatcatcatctgTATTAAATTTTCAGATGGAGCCCCCTTCAAACCAAAGCTATAATAAtggcaacaacaacaactaccatccATTGTGGCCAGAGGAAGACAAGGTGATGTTGCTTTTTTTACACTTTTTTCATCACCTTTTTTctagatatgtgatgttatagatTTGTTGATCATTGTATAAGAATTAATGGGGATTTATTTCTTCATTGTTTTTATGACAGATGGTTGGCATGAAAAGGCCATACCCGTTTTCATTGGAAAACGTGCCAATTCCATCTTTTCATTGCAAATTTCCTTCGGCTTTTGTGTCTCCCATTTCAAGATCAGATGAATCAGCTTGTTGTAGCAATGGAGGCACTATCACCATGGAACCTGCACATCCAGTTTTCAGGTGAACAAAATCTCAAATTTCATCACAAATTCGAAGCTTtataacattttttgttttaatgGGTTTTTTTATTTTGGACTCTCCATTTCAGAGAAAATCCTTCAAGCTCAGGTCTCATATCCGATACAATAACAAAGAAATTCATCGATGAACACCAaggtttgactttgaccagagatTTTCTCAAGTTAGCCCCTCCTCAAGCATCTTGTATAGGAGAACAACCTCAATTCGAAACTCATAAAGtaagattcttttttttttgtcaacAATTCTTAATATTTAGTATTTCCCAAATGTCATCCtttgtttctttttctttctctctaTAGGGTCACTCAAAAGATCCGACCCATTTGTCTGGAAGAACCGGGTCAAACCCACAACCTTTTCTTACTTTCTTTCCAGCTGCAAAAACATCAATGGGTCAGCCAGGGAACAGCAATGGAGAGGCAGGTGAAACTGTTGATCTAAATTTGAAGCTATAAATGTCTTTATTTATGTTGTCAAGACCATGAAAAGAGAAATAAAATCTCAATTAAACCTCCTTTTTGATGTGTTAATGGCTG includes these proteins:
- the LOC111919989 gene encoding uncharacterized protein LOC111919989, giving the protein MAQDEHTSRCSNSSSGGGGGGGGGGGGGGGGGGGSSHRSSKKLKHKKVPQRGMGVAQLEKIISEEQQKKDVVLTPNSIISPSNSCSNLATIQKVPNFRPPPISSSSIPLPPPLPPNHHPLISKTDGINTISASSFSKSTNMISGGSSSNWCRLWSDGDYNFEGEKQNQNQNHGMDHPRYTAAFPANLGGLPYESNPPIWPPPPNLMLQRSSHFQQPCSSSMVNVSAGTSSSSSSSVLNFQMEPPSNQSYNNGNNNNYHPLWPEEDKMVGMKRPYPFSLENVPIPSFHCKFPSAFVSPISRSDESACCSNGGTITMEPAHPVFRENPSSSGLISDTITKKFIDEHQGLTLTRDFLKLAPPQASCIGEQPQFETHKGHSKDPTHLSGRTGSNPQPFLTFFPAAKTSMGQPGNSNGEAGETVDLNLKL